The Trichocoleus desertorum ATA4-8-CV12 DNA segment TGACCCAGTGGCGATCGCAGACTATTACCGCTCCAGACCGTTGCAAGTATGGGGGCGCTTACTCACCATTATTTGGCCATTTTTGACCTTTGGGCTGAGCTTATGGTGGGACAAGCGGACAGGACAAGGAGCTAAAAACCAACGCCGTCGTGCCATTCGCTTGCGGGAAATCTTGACTGCGCTGGGGCCAGCCTACATTAAAGTCGGGCAAGCCCTCTCCACGCGGCCTGATCTGGTTCCCCCGCTGTTTTTAGAAGAACTGACTCAACTTCAAGATCAGTTACCGCCCTTTCCCAACGAGCTAGCTTACCAGTTTATTGAAGAAGAGCTAGGCGATCGCCCTGAAGATGTTTACGCTGAATTGACACCTCAACCCATTGCAGCGGCATCTTTAGGACAGGTTTACAAAGGCAGACTAAAAACCGGAGAAGTGGTCGCAGTTAAGGTACAGCGGCCTGGTTTAGCCCAAAATATTACCCTAGACCTATATTTGCTTAGAGGTCTCGCAGCTTGGGCTCAGCGAAACATTAAACAAGTCCGGAGTGACCTTATTGCCATCTTGGATGAATTCGGAAGCCGTGTCTTCGAAGAGATGGATTACATCCACGAAGGGCACAATGCAGAGCGATTTGCTCGCCTTTACGGTCACTTGCCAGATATTTATGTCCCCAAAATTTATTGGGAATATACTCAGCGGCGCGTGCTGACAATGGAATGGATCAACGGCACCAAGCTAACTCAGCCAGAGCAACTTAAAGCTCAAGGCATTGACGCGAGCTACCTGATTGAGGTGGGAGTGCAGTGCTCCTTACGCCAACTCCTAGAACATGGCTTTTTCCATGCTGACCCGCACCCAGGTAACTTACTAGCCACACCAGACGGCAAGCTGGCTTATCTAGACTTCGGTATGATGAGTGAGGTCAAGCCCTATCAGCGCTACGGTTTGATTGAAGCCGTGGTTCATATGGTGAACCGGGACTTTGAGGGTTTAGCCCACGATTATGTCAAGCTAGAATTTCTGACTCCAGAAACTGACCTCACCCCAATTATTCCCGCTCTAGCGAACGTCTTCAGTAACGCCCTTGGCGCGAGTGTGGCGGAGCTAAATTTCAAGAGCATTACCGACGAGTTCTCGGCGCTGATGTACGAATATCCCTTTCGGGTGCCCGCTTACTATGCGTTGATCATTCGATCGCTCGTCACCCTAGAAGGCATTGCGATCAACGTAGATCCTGATTTTAAGGTGCTCAGCAAAGCCTATCCTTATGTCTCCAAGCGCCTGTTAACCGATCCTGCTCCGGAACTACGCAACTCCCTCCGCGACCTGCTGTTCAAAGATGGCAGCTTCCGGTGGAACCGTTTAGAGAATTTGCTCAAAAACGCCCGCAACAGCCAGGACTATGACTTAAATCAAGTCATGAACCAGGCAGTAGATTTTCTCTTCTCAGAACGAGGGGCGTTCATTCGCAACAGATTAGTTGATGAAATTATTAAAGGAGTGGATGCACTGGGCCGCAATGCCCTCTATAACCTCACATACTTAGTGCGGGAGCGGGTAGGGTTAGCCGTCAACCAACAAGTGGCTGCTCCAGCTGATGAACAGCAAAGTCTAGAACACATTAAACGGATTTGGGGCATTCTTCGGGAAACTCAAGGCTTTGACGCAGCTCAACTGCTACCCTTAATTCCTCGGTTGTTGGCTAAGCCAGAAACTCAGCACATGGGGCAGCAAATCGCTAGTGGTTTAGCCCAACGAGTGGCAGCTCGCTTCATTC contains these protein-coding regions:
- a CDS encoding AarF/ABC1/UbiB kinase family protein; translated protein: MPEAVTEAEVAEAEFDPEIAGLRYDPVAIADYYRSRPLQVWGRLLTIIWPFLTFGLSLWWDKRTGQGAKNQRRRAIRLREILTALGPAYIKVGQALSTRPDLVPPLFLEELTQLQDQLPPFPNELAYQFIEEELGDRPEDVYAELTPQPIAAASLGQVYKGRLKTGEVVAVKVQRPGLAQNITLDLYLLRGLAAWAQRNIKQVRSDLIAILDEFGSRVFEEMDYIHEGHNAERFARLYGHLPDIYVPKIYWEYTQRRVLTMEWINGTKLTQPEQLKAQGIDASYLIEVGVQCSLRQLLEHGFFHADPHPGNLLATPDGKLAYLDFGMMSEVKPYQRYGLIEAVVHMVNRDFEGLAHDYVKLEFLTPETDLTPIIPALANVFSNALGASVAELNFKSITDEFSALMYEYPFRVPAYYALIIRSLVTLEGIAINVDPDFKVLSKAYPYVSKRLLTDPAPELRNSLRDLLFKDGSFRWNRLENLLKNARNSQDYDLNQVMNQAVDFLFSERGAFIRNRLVDEIIKGVDALGRNALYNLTYLVRERVGLAVNQQVAAPADEQQSLEHIKRIWGILRETQGFDAAQLLPLIPRLLAKPETQHMGQQIASGLAQRVAARFIREVLLKEDAASGTPRSATNGSSSRSSGVNSSPPLALPAAAR